A stretch of Paenibacillus peoriae DNA encodes these proteins:
- a CDS encoding MFS transporter yields the protein MTSKSATKNETGQSLPLPGPQVKGTVFAILIAISFVHLFNDSIQSVIPAIFPILKESMSLNYTQIGWISFAINFTASIMQPVIGLFSDKRPTPAILPIGMGFTLTGMLLLAYAADYKAVLIAVIFVGLGSAAFHPEGSRVSHMAAGPRRGLAQSIFQVGGNAGQSLAPMLTSWIFIPLGQFGAIWFTGIAAAGIVVQSFIARWYGNVLRTEGIARKKAVARRMKPEVRNRVMFAMIVLILLVFVRSWYSTSVGSYYSFYLMEVFKMPLADAQLYIFLFLGAGALGTFFGGPLADRFGKRNMIFLSMVLAAPLALALPYANQFWTAILLAIIGFIMLSSFSVTVVYAQMLVPGKIGTVSGLITGLAFGLGGVGALVLGNWIDKVGITHIMFLCGFLPLLGILTFLLPTDKTLNRWAEENGAEV from the coding sequence ATGACTAGTAAATCCGCTACAAAAAATGAAACGGGCCAATCGCTCCCCCTCCCAGGGCCGCAAGTGAAAGGCACCGTTTTTGCGATTCTGATTGCGATCAGTTTCGTCCATCTGTTCAATGACTCGATTCAATCGGTCATTCCAGCGATCTTTCCGATCTTAAAGGAATCTATGAGCCTGAACTACACGCAGATCGGCTGGATTTCATTCGCGATCAATTTTACAGCTTCAATCATGCAGCCTGTGATTGGCTTGTTTTCGGACAAACGGCCTACGCCCGCTATCCTTCCCATCGGCATGGGCTTTACGCTGACTGGCATGCTGTTGCTCGCCTATGCTGCCGATTATAAAGCGGTGCTGATCGCAGTCATCTTTGTGGGTCTGGGCTCGGCTGCCTTTCACCCTGAAGGCTCGCGCGTATCCCATATGGCGGCCGGGCCGCGTCGGGGATTGGCACAATCCATTTTTCAAGTTGGCGGTAATGCGGGCCAATCGCTGGCGCCGATGCTCACGAGCTGGATTTTTATCCCGTTGGGACAATTTGGTGCGATCTGGTTCACAGGTATTGCGGCAGCGGGAATTGTGGTGCAATCGTTCATCGCACGCTGGTACGGTAACGTCCTACGTACAGAAGGCATTGCACGCAAAAAAGCGGTGGCACGCCGCATGAAGCCCGAAGTGCGTAACCGCGTTATGTTTGCCATGATTGTCCTCATTCTACTGGTATTCGTCCGTTCGTGGTACTCGACCTCGGTCGGAAGCTACTATTCGTTTTACCTGATGGAAGTATTTAAAATGCCATTGGCTGATGCACAGCTTTACATTTTCCTGTTCCTCGGAGCTGGAGCGCTGGGCACCTTCTTTGGCGGTCCGCTCGCGGACCGTTTTGGTAAACGCAATATGATTTTTCTGTCCATGGTATTAGCTGCACCACTCGCGCTGGCACTACCTTATGCCAACCAATTCTGGACGGCAATCCTGCTGGCGATTATCGGATTTATTATGCTATCTAGCTTTTCGGTCACAGTCGTATATGCGCAGATGCTCGTGCCTGGTAAAATCGGGACCGTGTCCGGTCTCATTACAGGTCTGGCTTTTGGCCTTGGCGGTGTAGGCGCGCTCGTACTCGGCAACTGGATCGACAAAGTAGGCATCACCCACATCATGTTCCTGTGCGGCTTTTTGCCACTGCTCGGCATCTTAACCTTCCTGCTTCCTACAGATAAAACTCTGAACCGCTGGGCGGAAGAAAATGGAGCCGAAGTGTAA
- a CDS encoding acid phosphatase — protein sequence MKSLRKPLSVALLSLPLLLGSLGGSYASAATLPTTVTPTEPSWGYFVDHYKNNSSANKTESSNPTLGLLSEFNKLWTPGATWDTGTKLNSSVLDANIQKVIDIAARRTSSEADAAYLDDRRNQSYSVIDGLGSLTDVYRKNAGATTTINDIPADALTKKYEDEGTNAGSTSSNLGNIVNLVNTLRGEYSTTNPAKSYFSYPRPFRWSDNSVVVPSLIPALKADATSDGGFPSGHTNAAYLSSIAMAYAVPERYQELLTRASELGNNRVVAGMHSPLDVMGGRVMATAMAAAILSDPANSSLKKAAYQDARKQLLSQKGTAPDRFSNYATNKKNYNQRLTYGFSQVNPTATPMIVPKGAEVLLETRLPYLDSTQRRWVLATTGIPSGYPVLDDAEGWGQLNLFSAADGYGAFANNVTVNMDASKGGFNALDRWRNNISGVGKLTKKGTGTLKLMGNNTYSGGTQIDQGTLEGTSDTAFGSGGITNNGGTLLKNASGKLIIGGNYKQSAKGTLELNLRTKNDVLKIKGTAILNGKLRLNFSNKYVPANGATILTYAKRNGAFSSIETVGLPSNYKVKVIYTADSAQLKVTK from the coding sequence ATGAAATCGCTAAGGAAACCACTATCAGTTGCTTTACTATCTTTACCACTACTTCTAGGTTCCCTGGGTGGAAGTTATGCGAGTGCGGCAACCCTGCCAACAACGGTAACTCCAACAGAACCGTCGTGGGGATATTTCGTAGATCATTATAAAAATAATAGTTCTGCAAATAAGACGGAAAGCTCTAATCCGACCCTCGGGCTGCTCTCCGAATTTAATAAGCTTTGGACTCCCGGCGCTACCTGGGATACAGGTACCAAGCTAAACAGCAGCGTGCTGGACGCCAATATTCAAAAAGTGATTGATATCGCTGCCCGTCGCACTTCCAGTGAGGCCGATGCGGCTTATTTGGATGATCGCAGAAACCAGAGCTACAGTGTGATCGACGGGCTGGGTTCGCTCACTGATGTATATCGAAAGAATGCAGGTGCCACGACAACGATCAACGACATTCCAGCAGATGCCCTGACTAAGAAATACGAAGATGAGGGAACGAATGCTGGGAGTACAAGCTCCAATCTCGGCAACATCGTAAATCTGGTAAATACCTTGCGCGGAGAATATTCTACGACGAACCCGGCTAAGTCTTATTTTAGCTATCCTCGCCCGTTTCGCTGGAGCGATAACTCAGTAGTTGTTCCGAGCCTTATTCCCGCTCTCAAAGCTGATGCTACTAGCGATGGCGGCTTTCCTAGCGGTCATACCAATGCTGCGTATCTCAGTTCTATTGCTATGGCCTACGCCGTGCCGGAGCGTTATCAGGAACTGCTGACACGAGCTTCGGAGCTGGGCAATAACCGTGTTGTTGCTGGTATGCATTCCCCGCTTGATGTTATGGGAGGACGTGTCATGGCAACAGCGATGGCTGCTGCTATCCTGTCTGATCCAGCCAATAGCAGTTTGAAGAAAGCCGCTTATCAGGATGCTCGTAAACAACTGCTGTCTCAAAAAGGTACAGCTCCAGATCGGTTCAGCAATTATGCCACAAACAAAAAAAATTATAATCAACGATTAACATACGGATTCAGTCAGGTTAATCCAACCGCGACGCCTATGATAGTGCCTAAGGGAGCTGAGGTACTATTGGAGACACGCTTGCCTTACCTGGATAGCACACAACGTCGTTGGGTTTTGGCTACCACGGGTATTCCTTCCGGCTATCCTGTACTTGATGATGCTGAGGGATGGGGACAATTGAACTTGTTTTCCGCTGCGGATGGCTACGGTGCTTTCGCCAATAATGTGACGGTGAATATGGACGCTTCCAAAGGTGGTTTCAATGCATTGGATCGCTGGCGCAATAATATATCTGGTGTTGGAAAGCTGACTAAAAAGGGAACAGGTACGTTGAAACTAATGGGCAACAATACGTATTCCGGCGGTACACAGATCGACCAAGGTACTTTGGAGGGAACTTCGGACACGGCTTTCGGAAGTGGCGGAATTACGAATAACGGGGGAACTCTTCTTAAAAATGCTTCTGGGAAGCTGATTATTGGCGGAAATTACAAACAATCTGCCAAGGGAACACTTGAGCTTAACCTACGCACTAAAAATGATGTGCTCAAAATAAAGGGAACAGCCATACTCAACGGAAAATTACGCCTGAACTTTTCTAACAAATATGTGCCGGCTAATGGTGCTACGATCTTAACTTATGCTAAACGAAATGGAGCATTTTCTTCCATTGAAACGGTAGGTTTACCAAGCAATTATAAAGTGAAGGTTATCTATACAGCTGACAGTGCTCAGTTGAAAGTCACTAAGTAA
- a CDS encoding AraC family transcriptional regulator: MKKIYEHIEIDRKKMINLFMFQSRDTERVIPMHFHSNMELIYCTSGSLKVWHEGKITILMEKDALFINSNVPHSTQSITENQVIVLQFPDTFFANEQVIIHLNTQEKQVEEPIISKLRGLFMDIYDLHISKSKYDYILEQSRIIELKYLLVNHFSQTTDIPPEVFSEKQQKIKTIMDFIKEHYTENISLAKTARICGYSEAYLSRMFHKYTGQTFTEYKQILCLEKAIDLLDSTNKSLTEISYEVGFPNKKSFRKAFREVMGKTPYEYKKSRFDLDV, from the coding sequence ATGAAAAAAATATATGAACATATCGAAATAGACAGAAAAAAAATGATTAACCTTTTTATGTTCCAATCCAGAGATACAGAAAGAGTCATTCCTATGCATTTTCACAGCAATATGGAGTTGATCTACTGTACAAGTGGAAGTCTAAAGGTGTGGCATGAAGGAAAAATAACTATTTTGATGGAAAAGGATGCGCTATTCATTAACAGCAATGTTCCGCATTCCACGCAGAGCATTACGGAGAACCAGGTCATAGTGCTGCAATTTCCAGACACTTTCTTTGCCAATGAACAAGTAATCATCCATTTAAACACGCAAGAGAAACAAGTTGAAGAACCTATAATCTCTAAATTAAGAGGATTGTTTATGGATATATATGATCTACATATTTCCAAAAGCAAATACGACTACATTTTAGAGCAAAGCCGAATTATTGAACTGAAATATTTGCTTGTCAATCATTTTAGTCAGACGACAGACATTCCACCGGAAGTATTCAGTGAAAAGCAACAAAAGATAAAGACAATCATGGACTTTATTAAAGAGCATTATACTGAAAATATTAGCTTGGCCAAAACGGCCCGTATCTGCGGTTATTCGGAGGCTTATTTGTCGCGAATGTTTCATAAATATACAGGCCAGACGTTTACCGAATACAAGCAAATTCTTTGTTTGGAGAAGGCGATTGATTTACTGGATTCAACTAATAAGTCACTTACAGAAATTTCTTATGAGGTCGGGTTTCCAAACAAGAAATCTTTCAGAAAAGCTTTTAGAGAAGTTATGGGTAAAACACCTTATGAATATAAAAAATCAAGATTTGATCTGGATGTGTAA
- the bglX gene encoding beta-glucosidase BglX: MGQLIQLTGDFFEGDIDTVVTGPLKKLGLNAGYNIYNTGSILNITNPEKIIQLQTDYLEKSIHKIPLLFMADIIYGYRTIFPIPIAQACSWNYEGIEHAGSIAAQECYDEGVHVTFSPMVDIVRDPRWGRVMESPGEDTLLAKKYAESMVQGIQGRNLEGIIPTNKIAACVKHFAAYGAPVAGREYNAVDMSEHTLREYYLPGYQAAIEAGAKLVMTAFNTLNGVPATGNEWLNRDVLRREMNFNGVLISDYAAIEELIMHGYAEDEASAARLALLAGVDVDMKTAVYANQLEKVVSDNEHMLGLLNEAVYRILKLKNDLGLFEDPFRGLQETVQRSRNSILSDEHKKAALSLAEESVVLLKNENQLLPLSKHTKVALIGPYADENSTLGMWAIKGDEADTVNLKMGLLKHVDPDNLSVCKGAHMLPANAREALGKYADKLAAETVDEEALLREAIRNANEADVIVLALGESIYQSGEGGSRTNPTLPKPQMKLLHELSLQGKKMVLIVYSGRPLILTEVAGKVDAIVQAWYPGTMGGEALANILYGEVNPSGKLAMTFPRSVGQIPISYNELNTGRPNLKENGSYRFASRYIDEVNEPLYPFGYGKSYTSFEYSLLTISQKEMKKNESVDICMSVTNTGIYDGKETIQLYIRDKFASIARPVKELKDFKKVFLQSGETQNVEFSIHEEMLKFYDREMQYKSEPGEFDVYIGSSSQEILLSFSFVFLPEDEHE; this comes from the coding sequence ATAGGCCAGCTCATCCAACTGACCGGTGATTTTTTTGAAGGGGATATAGACACTGTTGTGACGGGTCCCTTAAAAAAATTAGGGTTAAACGCCGGCTACAATATATATAACACAGGCTCCATATTGAACATCACTAATCCAGAAAAAATTATCCAACTGCAAACGGATTATTTGGAAAAATCGATTCATAAAATTCCGCTGCTGTTCATGGCAGATATTATCTATGGGTATCGAACCATCTTCCCGATTCCGATTGCACAAGCATGTAGTTGGAATTATGAGGGTATAGAACATGCAGGTTCGATTGCTGCCCAGGAATGTTATGACGAAGGTGTGCACGTGACCTTTTCCCCCATGGTAGATATCGTTAGAGATCCCCGTTGGGGGCGGGTGATGGAATCGCCTGGAGAGGACACTTTGCTGGCGAAGAAATATGCCGAAAGCATGGTTCAGGGGATCCAGGGGAGAAACTTGGAAGGAATCATACCAACGAATAAAATTGCCGCTTGCGTCAAACATTTTGCCGCTTATGGGGCACCTGTCGCTGGACGTGAGTATAACGCCGTGGATATGTCGGAGCACACGCTGCGAGAATATTATTTGCCAGGGTATCAAGCTGCAATCGAGGCGGGGGCAAAGCTTGTTATGACGGCCTTTAATACCCTGAATGGCGTTCCTGCAACAGGAAACGAGTGGCTTAACCGCGACGTGCTAAGACGAGAGATGAATTTTAATGGTGTGTTGATCTCGGATTACGCCGCTATAGAAGAACTGATCATGCACGGTTATGCTGAGGACGAGGCTTCAGCCGCAAGGCTGGCATTGTTGGCTGGTGTTGATGTGGATATGAAGACAGCAGTATACGCCAATCAATTGGAGAAAGTAGTATCTGATAACGAGCATATGCTGGGGCTGTTGAATGAAGCGGTATACCGTATTTTAAAGCTGAAAAATGATTTGGGGCTGTTTGAGGACCCGTTCCGCGGATTACAGGAAACCGTTCAGCGGTCGAGAAACAGCATTCTGTCAGATGAACATAAAAAAGCCGCGCTGTCCTTGGCTGAAGAATCCGTAGTTTTGCTGAAAAATGAAAATCAACTGCTGCCATTGTCTAAACATACCAAAGTAGCTTTAATCGGTCCTTACGCAGATGAAAACTCCACCCTGGGCATGTGGGCCATTAAGGGGGATGAGGCGGATACCGTCAATTTGAAAATGGGATTATTAAAGCATGTTGATCCCGACAATCTCTCGGTTTGCAAAGGGGCGCACATGCTTCCTGCTAATGCAAGAGAAGCCCTTGGCAAATATGCGGACAAGCTGGCTGCTGAAACAGTCGATGAGGAGGCCCTGCTGCGCGAAGCAATCCGAAATGCTAACGAAGCGGATGTCATTGTCCTCGCCTTGGGAGAAAGTATTTATCAGAGCGGAGAAGGGGGATCGCGAACGAACCCGACGCTTCCTAAGCCGCAAATGAAACTACTCCATGAATTAAGTTTACAGGGCAAAAAGATGGTTCTGATCGTTTATAGCGGAAGACCTTTGATTCTTACCGAAGTAGCCGGAAAAGTGGACGCTATTGTTCAAGCCTGGTATCCAGGAACGATGGGCGGAGAAGCACTGGCTAATATACTGTATGGGGAAGTCAATCCATCGGGGAAATTAGCCATGACCTTTCCACGGAGCGTGGGACAAATTCCGATATCCTACAATGAGTTGAATACAGGCAGACCGAATTTAAAGGAAAATGGCTCTTATCGGTTTGCATCCCGATATATAGATGAAGTGAATGAACCCTTGTATCCATTTGGCTATGGTAAATCTTATACCTCATTTGAATACAGCCTATTAACAATTAGCCAAAAAGAAATGAAGAAAAATGAGTCAGTTGATATCTGTATGTCTGTTACCAACACTGGCATTTATGATGGAAAGGAAACGATCCAATTATACATTCGCGATAAATTTGCAAGTATTGCAAGGCCAGTGAAAGAATTAAAAGACTTTAAAAAAGTTTTTTTGCAAAGTGGCGAGACCCAAAATGTTGAATTTTCAATTCATGAAGAGATGCTTAAATTTTATGATCGTGAAATGCAATACAAAAGTGAACCCGGTGAATTTGATGTTTATATCGGGTCAAGCTCGCAGGAAATTTTGCTGAGTTTTAGTTTTGTTTTTTTACCGGAGGATGAGCATGAATAA
- a CDS encoding glycoside hydrolase family 32 protein, whose product MNKSDAYNLKYHITPPYGLLNDPNGLAYFNHQYHVFYQWNPKGTEHKNKCWGHVVSSDLVHWQRKSVALEPSEWYDKDGIYSGGGIVHNEKLYLFYTGNVIRDDGVKESYQCAAISEDGEYFQKIGPLFEHPQGYTRHVRDPKVWRDQHGNWWLIVGAQREDLTGDTLIYKSENLSDWECQGSFVDHDHQFGYMWECPDVLQFAENDVFVFSPQGLPERGEYYKNPNQSGYMVGKLSNTGKFNGDLSDFKELDRGFDFYAPQSFKVNDRTIMFGWMSAMNEEAERAVPTIQEGWIHALTLPREVVLMNGVLYQKPLPELQLLRLDGMHYKGEIQSSSEWVLPSTQAELIVDFSLLTENFKMIIRDAVQIDYDQEQNSLTVWRTNWLTGEREYRRATLNNKLAEMQIFIESSSLEIFVNEGEEVFSLRYFIEGADQSNVLLEAGHNVGEVRMYQLQECVG is encoded by the coding sequence ATGAATAAAAGCGACGCGTATAACCTGAAATATCATATTACCCCTCCTTACGGTTTGCTCAATGATCCTAATGGACTTGCTTATTTCAATCATCAATATCATGTGTTTTATCAGTGGAATCCAAAAGGAACTGAGCATAAAAATAAATGCTGGGGCCATGTTGTTTCCAGCGATCTGGTGCACTGGCAAAGGAAAAGTGTCGCGCTGGAGCCTTCGGAATGGTATGACAAGGATGGCATTTATTCGGGCGGGGGCATTGTTCATAATGAAAAGCTGTATCTGTTTTATACAGGAAATGTAATCCGAGATGATGGAGTAAAAGAAAGCTATCAATGCGCCGCGATTTCGGAGGATGGAGAGTATTTTCAAAAAATCGGCCCTTTGTTTGAGCATCCCCAAGGTTACACTAGGCATGTTCGAGATCCGAAAGTATGGAGAGACCAACACGGGAACTGGTGGTTGATTGTTGGTGCTCAGAGAGAAGATTTGACTGGAGATACGCTTATCTACAAATCTGAAAATTTGTCCGATTGGGAATGCCAAGGATCATTTGTTGATCATGATCATCAATTTGGATATATGTGGGAATGTCCGGATGTACTTCAATTTGCCGAAAACGATGTTTTTGTTTTCTCTCCTCAGGGTTTACCGGAGAGAGGCGAATATTATAAAAATCCTAATCAATCGGGATATATGGTTGGCAAATTATCGAATACAGGCAAATTCAACGGGGACCTTTCCGATTTTAAAGAGCTTGATCGAGGATTTGATTTTTACGCTCCACAATCATTCAAAGTTAATGACAGAACCATTATGTTCGGATGGATGAGCGCCATGAATGAGGAAGCGGAGAGGGCTGTCCCGACCATTCAAGAGGGCTGGATTCATGCATTAACACTTCCTAGAGAAGTTGTGCTGATGAACGGTGTGTTGTACCAGAAACCATTGCCGGAATTACAATTGTTAAGACTGGATGGCATGCATTACAAAGGGGAAATTCAAAGTAGTAGTGAGTGGGTGCTGCCTTCTACACAAGCGGAGCTAATTGTTGATTTTTCCTTACTGACAGAAAATTTTAAAATGATCATAAGGGATGCTGTGCAAATTGACTATGATCAGGAACAAAACAGTCTGACCGTTTGGAGAACAAACTGGTTGACTGGCGAGAGAGAGTACAGAAGAGCAACATTAAATAATAAGCTTGCAGAAATGCAAATATTCATTGAAAGCTCAAGCCTGGAGATCTTTGTGAATGAGGGTGAAGAAGTGTTTTCCCTGCGTTATTTCATAGAAGGTGCAGACCAAAGCAATGTATTACTTGAGGCAGGACACAATGTAGGAGAAGTTAGAATGTATCAGTTGCAGGAATGTGTAGGGTAA
- a CDS encoding copper amine oxidase N-terminal domain-containing protein, which yields MRKAAMILLAVSVVCGAVVGTTLNTGETAVAANVTTNSTWKNAKIIDVIDRNNYILDDGSLWRKSIDGPAIEKLNLKGITGSKDKSQGYYGWTEDGKVAIWDDNSDPKVTAQSSGVKEITGEGLAIKTDGTISWGREQVEGISDAIDGDKVSTYFTVLTRSGDVWYSTGYAESKPRKIGHVDHALDIKMSTAYAAVLKEDGHVTMLDMLTNEPPREVGSDINSILWKKGTHVLITVHRDGTVWSYDRLKKYPAVQLSGLSNVARLVDSPDELFAQLKDGSWVGYKDGTTTALSLPTLTGMSLLTTSKEAAIGDTIQLNVQETYSNGYRLTRHPEASEIEVEKPQVAELQQNGSGTLKVRGIGSTAVSLRNEGIPSSFTLKVSSDQTLTGAAILNGSVYLPVQSVFKTLGGSVTVANQAFTIKLGKNNIVLQKGSSTAIVNGKPVALKGKVQTVNGQVVFPGTLLTDLKLGGFKWNRDRQQGELSVGATKLVIETPETAKIIKAIDLGSLSKLIGKTYWVNNFYNAGERFGKVTVRDIEVSTDPNGVKSYEVIFQGANGETYDTFSIIGASRIPQMLSDSDQFLTYDPYKKYQWSQAIWNKIKNNEVSLGMNTTQVQFAWGSPTVREKGAASNGTQVEAWVYGNRSLYFKAVAFVNGKVIEVWL from the coding sequence ATGAGAAAAGCAGCGATGATTTTGCTGGCAGTATCCGTGGTATGTGGAGCGGTGGTGGGAACTACGTTAAACACTGGAGAAACAGCAGTAGCGGCAAATGTAACGACGAACAGCACTTGGAAAAATGCTAAAATTATAGACGTGATCGACCGGAATAACTACATACTGGATGATGGTTCTTTATGGAGAAAGAGTATAGATGGCCCGGCTATTGAGAAATTGAATTTGAAGGGCATTACAGGCAGCAAAGACAAGAGTCAAGGTTATTATGGCTGGACTGAGGACGGGAAGGTAGCCATCTGGGATGATAACTCCGACCCAAAAGTGACGGCTCAATCCTCAGGAGTAAAAGAGATTACAGGTGAGGGTTTAGCTATTAAAACCGATGGAACGATCTCCTGGGGAAGAGAACAGGTCGAGGGAATATCGGATGCTATAGACGGTGATAAGGTAAGTACCTACTTTACGGTTCTTACTCGATCCGGTGATGTATGGTATTCCACAGGGTACGCAGAATCTAAGCCCCGCAAGATAGGTCATGTAGACCATGCGTTGGATATCAAAATGAGTACGGCGTATGCTGCAGTACTTAAGGAAGATGGTCATGTCACGATGCTGGATATGCTGACCAATGAACCACCACGCGAAGTGGGAAGTGATATTAATTCTATTTTATGGAAAAAAGGTACGCATGTCTTGATTACTGTACATCGCGACGGGACGGTATGGAGCTATGATCGGCTGAAAAAATATCCTGCGGTGCAGCTTAGCGGGTTGTCTAATGTTGCACGGTTGGTTGATTCGCCTGACGAGCTTTTTGCACAATTAAAGGATGGCTCTTGGGTCGGCTATAAGGACGGAACCACGACTGCGCTGAGTTTGCCTACATTAACGGGTATGTCCTTGTTGACGACCTCCAAAGAGGCTGCCATCGGCGATACGATTCAATTAAATGTACAAGAGACGTATTCGAACGGTTATCGACTAACACGTCATCCCGAAGCTAGTGAGATTGAAGTGGAGAAACCGCAGGTTGCCGAGCTACAGCAGAATGGTTCCGGTACACTCAAAGTAAGGGGCATTGGCAGCACAGCCGTATCTCTGCGGAACGAAGGTATACCATCTTCTTTTACACTAAAGGTATCGTCTGACCAAACCTTGACCGGGGCGGCTATACTAAACGGCAGTGTGTATTTGCCTGTGCAGTCTGTGTTCAAGACGCTGGGTGGATCTGTTACCGTGGCGAACCAGGCCTTTACGATCAAGCTGGGTAAAAACAATATCGTACTCCAAAAAGGGAGTTCCACCGCGATAGTGAATGGTAAACCTGTTGCACTGAAGGGCAAGGTTCAAACGGTTAACGGACAGGTTGTATTCCCGGGAACATTACTGACCGATCTGAAGTTGGGCGGATTCAAATGGAATCGTGACCGTCAGCAAGGCGAATTATCTGTGGGCGCTACCAAGCTGGTCATTGAGACGCCGGAAACGGCTAAAATTATCAAAGCCATTGATCTGGGTAGTCTGTCCAAATTAATTGGCAAAACCTATTGGGTCAATAACTTCTATAACGCTGGAGAGCGATTTGGCAAGGTAACAGTTAGAGACATCGAAGTCAGCACAGACCCGAACGGTGTTAAATCCTACGAAGTTATTTTCCAGGGAGCTAATGGCGAAACTTATGACACGTTTTCCATCATCGGAGCTTCACGTATTCCACAGATGCTGTCTGATTCCGATCAATTTCTAACTTACGATCCGTACAAGAAATACCAATGGTCGCAAGCCATCTGGAACAAGATTAAAAATAATGAGGTAAGCTTGGGCATGAATACGACGCAGGTGCAGTTCGCATGGGGAAGCCCAACAGTCAGAGAAAAGGGGGCTGCTTCAAACGGAACTCAAGTCGAAGCCTGGGTATACGGCAATCGTAGTCTTTATTTCAAGGCAGTAGCTTTCGTGAATGGCAAAGTCATAGAAGTATGGCTGTAG
- a CDS encoding sucrose-specific PTS transporter subunit IIBC — MSLEKEYVKIAQDVIKGLGGEDNIISMAHCATRLRLIVKDREIIDDEFIENIDKAKGVFFTSGQYQIIFGTGTVNKVYDAMVGQSISATSKADLKEMASTQGDNRFKRMIRVFGDVFVPIMPALVATGLFMGVRGLVTQPALLQLFGLTPDHISANFILFTQILTDTAFAFLPVLVCWSAFRVFGGSPLLGILIGLMLVSPSLPTSWDVAQKVQEPLVFFGFIKIAGYQGSVLPAFIIGVVGAMLEKKIRKSVPDALDLILTPFLTLLITLVLGLFVIGPIFHEVETLILMGVTAILKLPYGIGGFIYGGINQIIVVTGLHHALNLIEIQMLVGSGWNMVNPISSASICAQAGAALAVGLKSKNVKTKSIAYPSTLSALLGITEPAIFGVNIRYGKPFLMGLIGGAVGGFFARIFNVQATGMSITALPGMLLYLNNQIFIYILVCVIGFAVAFALTWIFGFKEKTDHK; from the coding sequence ATGAGTCTTGAAAAAGAATACGTTAAAATAGCCCAAGATGTCATTAAAGGGCTTGGCGGAGAAGACAATATTATTTCCATGGCACATTGTGCCACACGGCTGAGGCTGATTGTAAAAGATAGAGAAATTATTGATGATGAATTTATTGAGAATATTGATAAGGCCAAGGGCGTTTTCTTTACCTCTGGGCAATATCAAATTATTTTTGGAACCGGTACTGTAAATAAAGTATACGATGCCATGGTTGGCCAAAGCATATCTGCTACATCAAAGGCTGATTTGAAAGAGATGGCCTCCACTCAAGGTGATAATCGGTTCAAAAGAATGATCCGTGTTTTCGGGGATGTATTTGTTCCCATTATGCCTGCATTGGTAGCTACAGGATTATTCATGGGAGTTAGAGGCTTAGTAACTCAGCCTGCACTGCTCCAGTTATTTGGACTCACACCTGATCATATTTCTGCGAATTTCATATTGTTTACGCAAATATTGACCGATACGGCTTTTGCATTTTTACCCGTGTTGGTATGTTGGTCGGCCTTCCGGGTGTTTGGTGGATCACCACTATTGGGGATATTGATTGGATTAATGTTAGTAAGTCCTTCGTTGCCTACATCTTGGGATGTCGCCCAAAAAGTTCAGGAACCACTAGTGTTTTTCGGATTCATTAAAATTGCAGGCTATCAGGGCTCGGTTCTGCCTGCTTTCATAATAGGTGTCGTGGGGGCGATGCTAGAGAAGAAAATCAGAAAATCAGTTCCGGATGCATTGGACTTAATTCTAACACCGTTTCTGACATTATTAATAACACTGGTATTAGGATTGTTCGTGATTGGTCCCATTTTTCACGAGGTGGAAACTTTAATATTAATGGGTGTTACCGCCATTTTAAAATTACCATACGGCATCGGCGGATTTATTTACGGTGGCATCAATCAGATTATTGTAGTTACCGGACTGCACCATGCCTTAAACCTGATTGAAATACAGATGCTAGTGGGCAGTGGTTGGAATATGGTAAACCCGATCAGTTCAGCATCGATTTGCGCACAAGCAGGTGCTGCGCTGGCTGTCGGTCTAAAATCTAAAAATGTAAAAACCAAATCCATTGCGTATCCTTCTACCTTGTCTGCGTTATTGGGTATTACAGAACCCGCTATCTTTGGGGTGAACATTCGATATGGCAAACCGTTCTTGATGGGCTTGATTGGCGGAGCGGTTGGCGGTTTCTTCGCACGTATATTTAATGTTCAAGCAACGGGCATGTCAATCACAGCCCTACCGGGAATGTTATTGTACCTGAACAATCAGATATTCATATATATCTTAGTTTGTGTAATCGGCTTTGCTGTGGCATTTGCACTAACGTGGATCTTTGGGTTTAAAGAAAAAACAGATCACAAATAA